A single genomic interval of Oncorhynchus gorbuscha isolate QuinsamMale2020 ecotype Even-year linkage group LG25, OgorEven_v1.0, whole genome shotgun sequence harbors:
- the LOC124013628 gene encoding leucine-rich repeat neuronal protein 3-like: protein MKDVSFVDCFLVGLAMTAFVLASEERVDCPQLCVCEIRPWFSPSSVYMEAPIVDCNDLGLFTLPGRLPTDTQVLLLQTNNIAKIERPLDYLANITEIDLSQNNLSSMSDIHLGRLPQLLSLHMEENWIRQLPDSCLAELANLQELYMNHNLISSISPTAFQGLHNLLRLHLNSNKLQTISSEWFDTIPNLEILMIGENPITSIQDMNFKPLRNLRSLVLTRMNLSQLPDGALSGLDNLESISFYDNTFPEVPHAALRNLKNLKFLDLNKNPIGRIQRGDFADMLHLKELGINSMPELVSIDSFALNNLPELTKIEATNNPRLSYIHPNAFYKLPRLETLMLNGNALSALHRITVESLPNLREVSMHSNPIRCDCVVRWMNMNKTNIRFMEPDSLFCVEPPEYEGQHVRQVHFREMTEICLPLISPESMPGHVSVDNGSSVSLHCRAFAEPEPDIYWITPSGTRVLPNTVSDKYYMHSEGTFDIYDVTENEAGLYTCVAHNLVGADLKSVSVEVDGYFPRPANSSLDVNIKSVQSNSVLVAWKAAHGGLAPNIKWYKASDPNHPTMAFTARVPSDVKVYNLTHLTPATQYKVCVDIRGILYKHDTKCVNVTTKGLELAAKDTEKWHAAVIAVFGVLLAVISVACLLIYVSLRNHHLCGDLRKCHSKVSLTQVAGLHSPFTRLWISGNGLPTAVEVKPTVINVSDNAF from the coding sequence ATGAAGGACGTGTCATTTGTAGATTGTTTCTTGGTGGGCCTTGCCATGACTGCCTTTGTTCTGGCCTCCGAGGAGAGAGTCGATTGCCCtcagctatgtgtgtgtgagatcagacCCTGGTTCTCTCCGAGCTCCGTCTACATGGAGGCCCCAATTGTTGACTGTAATGACTTGGGACTTTTCACTCTGCCTGGGAGATTACCAACGGACACACAAGTGCTATTGCTGCAGACCAACAACATTGCAAAGATTGAGAGACCTTTGGATTACCTGGCCAACATCACAGAGATTGACTTGTCGCAAAACAACTTATCCTCAATGAGTGACATCCACCTCGGGCGGCTGCCTCAGCTGCTGTCCTTGCACATGGAAGAGAACTGGATACGCCAGCTGCCAGATAGCTGTCTGGCAGAGCTGGCCAACCTTCAGGAGCTTTACATGAACCACAACCtgatctcctccatctctcccacgGCGTTCCAGGGTCTCCACAACCTCCTCCGGCTCCACCTCAACTCCAACAAGCTGCAGACGATCAGTAGTGAGTGGTTCGACACCATACCCAATCTGGAAATACTCATGATTGGGGAGAATCCGATCACCTCCATTCAAGACATGAACTTCAAGCCACTTCGTAATCTCCGAAGTCTAGTTCTGACCAGGATGAACCTATCGCAGTTACCCGACGGCGCTCTATCTGGCCTCGACAACTTGGAGAGCATCTCGTTCTATGACAACACCTTCCCCGAAGTTCCGCACGCAGCTCTGAGGAACTTAAAGAACCTCAAGTTTCTGGATCTAAACAAGAATCCCATAGGGAGGATACAGCGTGGAGATTTTGCAGACATGCTCCACCTCAAAGAGCTGGGCATTAACAGCATGCCGGAACTGGTCTCTATCGACAGCTTCGCCCTCAACAACCTCCCCGAACTGACTAAGATCGAGGCCACCAACAACCCCAGGCTCTCTTACATCCATCCCAATGCTTTCTACAAACTGCCCAGGCTGGAGACATTGATGCTGAATGGGAACGCACTCAGCGCCCTACACAGGATTACCGTGGAGTCCCTCCCCAACCTGCGGGAGGTGAGCATGCACAGCAACCCCATCCGCTGCGACTGTGTGGTCCGCTGGATGAACATGAACAAGACCAACATACGCTTCATGGAACCGGATTCACTCTTCTGCGTCGAGCCTCCCGAGTATGAGGGCCAGCATGTCCGGCAGGTCCACTTCAGGGAGATGACAGAGATCTGtctgcctctcatctctcctGAGAGCATGCCCGGGCACGTCAGCGTCGACAACGGGAGTTCTGTATCGCTCCACTGCCGGGCCTTTGCCGAACCCGAACCGGACATCTACTGGATCACACCTTCTGGTACCAGGGTCCTGCCCAATACCGTTTCAGATAAATACTACATGCACTCAGAGGGAACGTTTGACATCTACGATGTAACAGAGAACGAGGCTGGACTGTACACCTGCGTTGCCCACAATCTGGTCGGCGCAGACCTAAAGTCAGTCTCTGTGGAGGTGGATGGATACTTCCCCCGACCTGCCAACAGCTCTTTGGACGTCAACATCAAATCAGTGCAGTCCAACTCGGTCCTGGTGGCCTGGAAAGCCGCCCATGGTGGTCTGGCTCCTAACATAAAGTGGTACAAGGCTTCCGACCCCAACCACCCGACCATGGCATTCACTGCACGCGTACCGTCTGATGTGAAAGTGTACAATCTCACACATCTGACTCCCGCCACTCAGTACAAGGTGTGTGTGGACATCCGCGGCATCCTCTACAAACACGACACCAAATGTGTCAATGTCACCACAAAGGGATTAGAGCTGGCGGCCAAGGACACTGAAAAGTGGCACGCTGCAGTAATTGCTGTCTTTGGTGTGCTTCTCGCCGTGATTTCAGTGGCCTGTCTGCTTATTTATGTGTCTCTGAGGAACCACCACCTTTGTGGGGATTTAAGGAAATGCCACTCCAAAGTGTCTTTGACGCAGGTGGCCGGCCTGCACTCTCCTTTTACGAGGCTGTGGATCTCAGGGAACGGACTGCCAACTGCAGTGGAAGTGAAACCCACAGTCATAAATGTATCTGACAATGCCTTTTAA